One genomic region from Candidatus Rokuibacteriota bacterium encodes:
- a CDS encoding mechanosensitive ion channel family protein encodes MDTFAEALAALLGRLASIEWPLVVVVSRILVVLATIGLALAGYRAGSRLVDRLLRPFEGASDYPAKVQRARTLGPLMKSVIRYVLTFVALMITLREIGVDVRALLVSAGVLGLAVGLGAQSLIKDVITGFFILFEGLIGVGDVIEVGPHVGTVESIGLRVTKLRMLNGAERVIPNGELTQFANYNRGWARAVLDVSVAYDVDVRRALDVLERTARQWGEETGLALEAPQAQGIVRFGDGELGLRLMVKVRADKRADAEMELRRRIKETFDLEGIPVPSAQRVVYLRADKPGA; translated from the coding sequence ATGGACACCTTCGCCGAGGCCCTGGCGGCCCTCCTCGGCCGCCTCGCGAGCATCGAGTGGCCTCTCGTGGTGGTCGTCTCCCGGATCCTCGTCGTCCTCGCCACCATCGGGCTGGCGCTCGCGGGGTACCGGGCAGGCTCCCGGCTCGTCGACCGGCTGCTCAGGCCGTTCGAGGGCGCCTCCGACTATCCCGCCAAGGTGCAGCGCGCGCGGACCCTGGGACCGCTCATGAAGAGCGTGATCCGCTACGTGCTGACCTTCGTGGCCCTCATGATCACGCTCCGGGAGATCGGCGTGGACGTCCGCGCGCTCCTGGTCTCGGCCGGCGTGCTCGGGCTGGCGGTGGGGCTCGGGGCACAGAGTCTCATCAAGGACGTGATCACGGGTTTCTTCATCCTCTTCGAAGGGCTCATCGGCGTGGGGGACGTCATCGAGGTGGGCCCGCATGTGGGGACGGTGGAGTCCATCGGGCTGCGCGTCACCAAGCTCCGCATGCTCAACGGCGCCGAGCGCGTGATCCCCAATGGCGAGCTCACCCAGTTCGCCAACTACAACCGGGGGTGGGCGCGCGCGGTGCTGGACGTCAGCGTGGCCTACGACGTCGACGTGAGGCGCGCGCTGGACGTACTCGAGCGCACGGCCCGGCAGTGGGGGGAGGAGACCGGGCTCGCGCTCGAGGCGCCGCAGGCACAGGGCATCGTCCGCTTCGGTGACGGGGAGCTGGGCCTGCGGCTGATGGTCAAGGTGCGGGCGGACAAGCGCGCGGACGCCGAGATGGAGCTGCGGCGCCGCATCAAGGAGACCTTCGACCTCGAAGGCATCCCGGTGCCGTCCGCCCAGCGAGTCGTGTACCTTCGAGCGGACAAGCCCGGCGCCTGA
- a CDS encoding sigma-54-dependent Fis family transcriptional regulator → MAERILIAEDDEDLGFVLREALIRKDYEVEVAATAGALLDKLKASAWDLILLDVKLPDMDGLDAIPRCRDLAPDTPIIVMTAHGTREIATEAITRGAYDFFTKPLKMVEFQVVVARALERRRLQQQVRALQAAQGSGFEELIGRSQALRRVIEMAQRVAPTDVTILVEGESGTGKEVLARAIHRLSTRKEGPLIPVNCAAIPEGLLESELFGHERGAFTGAVRSKPGRFELARSGKLFLDEIGDMPPAMQVKILRALQEREIERVGGTRPISVDVRVIAATHQNLDSLVAEGKFRADLFYRLQGVRLHIPALRERIDDLPDLVTHLLQRAARRLARLPATVSTEALRCLWTYHWPGNVRELQHVLEGAMVLSDGVILPEHLPPAIQQSVTAPPDAAAVPSLSGSLDEVLAEWERRMILDALRQSGGVQARAAKLLNISERSLWYRVKKLGIQVRTPPRMRPPGEVS, encoded by the coding sequence ATGGCCGAGCGAATCCTGATCGCCGAGGACGACGAGGACCTGGGCTTCGTCCTGCGCGAGGCCTTGATCCGGAAGGACTACGAGGTCGAGGTGGCGGCCACGGCGGGCGCCCTCCTCGACAAGCTCAAGGCCTCGGCGTGGGACTTGATCCTCCTTGACGTGAAGCTCCCGGACATGGACGGGCTCGACGCCATCCCGCGATGCCGGGACCTGGCCCCGGACACTCCCATCATCGTGATGACCGCGCACGGCACACGGGAGATCGCCACCGAGGCCATCACGCGCGGCGCCTACGACTTCTTCACCAAGCCCCTCAAGATGGTGGAGTTCCAGGTGGTGGTCGCCCGCGCGCTGGAGCGGCGGCGTCTCCAGCAGCAGGTCAGGGCGCTGCAGGCGGCGCAGGGGAGCGGCTTCGAGGAGCTGATCGGGCGCAGCCAGGCGCTGCGGCGGGTGATCGAGATGGCGCAGCGGGTGGCGCCCACCGACGTCACCATCCTTGTCGAGGGCGAGAGCGGGACGGGCAAGGAGGTGCTGGCCCGCGCCATCCACCGGCTGAGCACCCGGAAGGAGGGGCCGCTCATCCCGGTGAACTGCGCGGCGATCCCGGAGGGGCTGCTCGAGTCCGAGCTGTTCGGCCACGAGCGGGGCGCCTTCACGGGCGCCGTGCGCTCCAAGCCCGGCCGCTTCGAGCTGGCCCGCTCGGGCAAGCTCTTCCTCGACGAGATCGGCGACATGCCCCCCGCCATGCAGGTGAAGATCCTCCGGGCGCTGCAGGAGCGGGAGATCGAGCGCGTGGGCGGCACCAGGCCCATCAGCGTGGATGTTCGGGTCATCGCCGCCACCCACCAGAACCTCGACAGCCTGGTCGCGGAGGGGAAGTTCCGCGCCGACCTCTTCTACCGTCTGCAGGGCGTCCGCCTGCACATCCCCGCGTTGCGCGAGCGGATCGACGACCTGCCGGACCTGGTCACCCATCTCCTGCAGCGCGCGGCGCGCCGGCTGGCGCGGCTGCCGGCCACCGTCTCCACCGAGGCGCTCCGGTGTCTCTGGACCTACCACTGGCCCGGCAATGTCCGCGAGCTACAGCACGTGCTGGAAGGCGCCATGGTGCTCTCCGACGGCGTCATCCTCCCGGAGCATCTGCCACCGGCCATCCAGCAGAGCGTGACCGCGCCCCCCGATGCCGCGGCCGTCCCGTCGCTCTCCGGCTCGCTCGACGAGGTGCTCGCGGAGTGGGAGCGCCGCATGATCCTCGACGCGCTGCGCCAGTCAGGCGGCGTCCAGGCCCGCGCCGCCAAGCTCCTCAACATCTCCGAGCGCAGCCTCTGGTACCGGGTCAAGAAGCTCGGCATCCAGGTGCGGACCCCCCCCCGAATGAGGCCTCCGGGCGAGGTCTCCTGA
- a CDS encoding PAS domain S-box protein: protein MPQRVPPYRVSVRLYVVFSLLMAVAATASGLVLLYLARPFITELGGQEAARATVLLFSGAALAGAAAAVAGLVVGLRVAGRIRGIARKAEALSPQTAGAAPSRATDEIGALDEAVGRLTLSMDRFVRDSDILTRLPEGMLLLGPAGELLSFNTAAEVLLELSLESFRGLPLLSSQGPLPALKGNDPLARLLDDATVGERSVHMSEVTATTAKGRELLLEITAQHREWGRDSTALVLLFRDATEKQRIREEIRRADQLAFLGGMAARVAHEIRTPLATIRGLVELLQADLPPSDSRREYMERLLQAVDRQNHLVENLLTLSHPEPEDWQPVPLPELLDDVVGMLPGDPRLRLARPPGSVPAAVGDAFRLSEVFANLIKNALEATPRDGTVEVTVGPGSRDRVRVSVRNTGSGIPAEVRERIFQPFFTTKSRGTGLGLAIARQIVDAHRGSLRVESDGVSETTFIVELSTTAPVVAAARG, encoded by the coding sequence ATGCCCCAGCGGGTTCCGCCCTACCGCGTATCGGTCAGGCTCTACGTCGTCTTCTCGCTCCTCATGGCCGTCGCGGCCACGGCGAGCGGTCTCGTCCTCCTCTACCTCGCCCGGCCGTTCATCACCGAGCTGGGCGGACAGGAGGCGGCCCGCGCGACCGTGCTTCTCTTCTCGGGCGCGGCGCTGGCGGGGGCTGCCGCGGCCGTGGCCGGGCTCGTGGTCGGCCTGCGGGTGGCCGGCCGCATCCGCGGCATCGCCCGGAAGGCAGAGGCGCTCTCCCCGCAGACGGCCGGGGCCGCCCCGTCGCGCGCCACCGACGAGATCGGCGCGCTGGACGAGGCGGTGGGCCGGCTCACGCTGTCCATGGATCGCTTCGTCCGGGACAGCGACATCCTCACCCGGCTGCCCGAGGGCATGCTCCTCCTGGGGCCCGCGGGCGAGCTGCTGTCGTTCAACACCGCCGCCGAGGTGCTGCTGGAGCTGTCGCTCGAGTCGTTCCGCGGACTGCCCCTGCTGTCCAGCCAGGGTCCCTTGCCGGCCCTCAAGGGCAATGATCCCCTGGCGCGGCTCCTCGACGACGCCACGGTCGGCGAGCGCTCGGTGCACATGAGCGAGGTGACGGCCACGACGGCGAAGGGGCGCGAGCTCCTGCTCGAGATCACGGCGCAGCACCGCGAGTGGGGGCGCGACTCGACGGCGCTGGTCCTGCTCTTCCGGGACGCCACGGAGAAGCAGCGGATCCGGGAGGAGATCCGGCGGGCGGACCAGCTCGCCTTCCTCGGGGGGATGGCCGCGCGCGTGGCGCACGAGATCCGCACCCCCCTGGCGACCATCCGCGGCCTCGTCGAGCTCCTGCAGGCCGACCTGCCCCCCTCGGACTCGCGGCGCGAGTACATGGAGCGGCTGCTCCAGGCCGTGGACCGGCAGAACCACCTGGTCGAGAACCTCCTGACCCTGAGCCATCCGGAACCGGAGGACTGGCAGCCCGTGCCTCTGCCCGAGCTGCTGGACGATGTCGTCGGCATGCTGCCCGGCGATCCGCGCCTTCGCCTGGCGCGGCCGCCGGGCTCCGTGCCCGCCGCCGTGGGGGACGCCTTCCGTCTCAGCGAGGTGTTCGCCAACCTGATCAAGAATGCGCTCGAGGCCACGCCGCGGGATGGTACCGTGGAGGTCACGGTGGGACCCGGTAGCCGTGACCGCGTCCGCGTCTCGGTGCGGAACACAGGGTCGGGCATCCCGGCCGAGGTCCGGGAGCGCATCTTCCAGCCCTTCTTCACGACGAAGTCCCGGGGGACGGGTCTCGGGCTGGCCATCGCCAGGCAGATCGTGGACGCCCACCGGGGGAGCCTCAGAGTGGAGAGTGACGGCGTGTCGGAGACCACGTTCATCGTCGAGCTGTCCACCACCGCCCCGGTGGTGGCGGCCGCGCGAGGCTGA
- a CDS encoding type II secretion system F family protein, translating into MPFFEYEVADRRGGVTRGRAEADTQGDVIARLKEQGQLVVGVRPTGARLGGGLGLTGLGAGLTLQPSVDAARQLWRRVSGGVNLATMVLFTGQLAAMLSGGLHLVRVLTALAAETTNKNFRKVLEEVRDAITGGTGFADALRAHPHVFDRLYVAVIRAGELSGSLPTVLDTLTVYLEKTANLRRKVKGAIAYPIVILTVALLVVFVMVVKIVPIFQGVYARANATLPAPTRLLITFSNAVRDSTLTVLVALLLVVIGVFAALQTEVGRRTFDRLKLKMPLFGSLIRKAIMARVCRTRSGLLNSGIPLIEAMETVSHVAGNQVVEEAMAAATQRMRDGGTIAETLRQTGEFPSMVTQLVATGEESGTLPAMLAKAALYYEQQVDSAVATLSTLIEPIMIVIMGAIAGSIIFALYLPIFTLGQALKGSIK; encoded by the coding sequence GTGCCGTTCTTCGAGTACGAGGTCGCGGATCGCCGGGGGGGCGTGACGCGGGGGCGGGCCGAGGCCGACACCCAGGGCGACGTGATCGCCCGCCTGAAGGAGCAGGGGCAGCTGGTGGTGGGGGTCCGGCCGACCGGCGCGCGGCTCGGCGGCGGGCTCGGCCTTACGGGCCTCGGCGCCGGCCTGACGCTCCAGCCATCCGTGGACGCGGCGCGACAGCTGTGGCGACGCGTGTCGGGCGGCGTGAACCTGGCCACGATGGTGCTGTTCACCGGCCAGCTGGCGGCCATGCTCTCCGGCGGGCTTCACCTGGTCCGGGTCCTCACCGCCCTGGCGGCCGAGACGACGAACAAGAACTTCCGGAAGGTGCTGGAGGAGGTCCGCGACGCCATCACGGGCGGCACCGGGTTCGCCGACGCGCTGCGGGCGCACCCGCACGTCTTCGACCGGCTCTACGTCGCCGTGATCCGGGCCGGGGAGCTCTCGGGCTCCCTGCCGACGGTGCTCGACACGCTCACCGTCTACCTGGAGAAGACGGCCAACCTCCGCCGCAAGGTCAAGGGCGCCATCGCCTATCCGATCGTGATCCTGACCGTCGCCCTCCTCGTCGTCTTCGTCATGGTCGTGAAGATCGTGCCGATCTTCCAGGGGGTCTACGCGCGCGCCAACGCCACGCTGCCGGCGCCGACCCGCCTGCTCATCACGTTCAGCAACGCGGTGCGCGACTCGACGCTGACGGTCCTGGTGGCCCTCCTGCTCGTGGTGATCGGTGTCTTCGCGGCCCTGCAGACGGAGGTCGGGCGCCGGACCTTCGACCGCCTCAAGCTCAAGATGCCGCTCTTCGGCTCGCTCATCCGCAAGGCGATCATGGCGCGGGTCTGCCGCACGCGCAGCGGGCTGCTCAACAGCGGCATCCCGCTCATCGAGGCCATGGAGACGGTGTCGCACGTCGCGGGCAACCAGGTCGTCGAGGAGGCCATGGCGGCGGCCACCCAGCGGATGCGGGACGGCGGCACCATCGCCGAGACGCTGCGCCAGACGGGCGAGTTCCCGAGCATGGTCACCCAGCTCGTGGCCACCGGCGAGGAGAGCGGCACGCTGCCGGCCATGCTGGCCAAGGCCGCGCTCTACTACGAGCAGCAGGTGGACAGTGCCGTGGCCACCCTGTCCACGCTCATCGAGCCCATCATGATCGTGATCATGGGGGCCATCGCCGGGAGCATCATTTTCGCGCTCTACCTCCCGATCTTCACTCTGGGTCAGGCGCTCAAGGGCAGCATCAAGTAA
- the tadA gene encoding Flp pilus assembly complex ATPase component TadA has product MTQPTERWGWVPLGQMLVQDGILTDEQLASALDRQRKVKDRLGQVLIEMKLIDEEVLLKYLGAQFRKEPITRQELAALDLDVVKLVPEEVARQHRIIAAERHGRRLIVATADPLNVVALDDLRRATGLDVDFRIGPGGAIQEAIDKCYRKVISTEGIDEALRQDLGLSVGLAPTAEEAVDVKQLRTQADDPPVVKVVNYLLGRAAEDHASDIHVEPHEDRTRVRYRIDGLLFDLLEVPRSLHLAVVSRLKIISRLDIAERRLPQDGSFASRIHGKEIDFRVSTLPTIWGEKVVLRLLEKEAVVTSYTLESLGFAPDQLESFMKGILRPWGMVLLTGPTGSGKSTTLHTAIKAIKSPRKNIVTVEDPVEYRQPGIQQVQVKSEIGFDFARALRSILRQDPDIIMVGEIRDAETGQIAVRAALTGHLVLSTLHTNDSVSTLVRLINIGVEPFLVATAVNVAAAQRLVRKICKHCKEAYRPTPEEVSLFAPEPAPEMLYRGRGCKECRNLGYRGRLALYEVFWVNANVRRMVIDGADGDMIRKYAVDNGMVTLRQAGFRRAVEGMTTLEEVMAVVADQD; this is encoded by the coding sequence ATGACCCAGCCGACAGAGCGCTGGGGCTGGGTGCCGCTGGGCCAGATGCTCGTCCAGGACGGCATCCTGACCGACGAGCAGCTCGCCTCCGCCCTGGATCGCCAGCGCAAGGTGAAGGACCGCCTGGGCCAGGTCCTCATCGAGATGAAGCTCATCGATGAGGAGGTCCTGCTCAAGTACCTGGGCGCGCAGTTCCGGAAGGAGCCCATCACCCGCCAGGAGCTGGCCGCGCTGGACCTCGACGTGGTCAAGCTCGTGCCGGAAGAGGTGGCGCGCCAGCACCGCATCATCGCCGCCGAGCGGCATGGCCGGCGGCTCATCGTCGCCACCGCGGACCCGCTGAACGTCGTCGCTCTCGACGACCTCCGGCGCGCCACGGGGCTCGACGTGGACTTCCGCATCGGCCCCGGCGGCGCCATCCAGGAAGCCATCGACAAGTGCTACCGAAAGGTGATCTCCACGGAGGGCATCGACGAGGCCCTCCGCCAGGACCTGGGCTTGAGCGTCGGCCTGGCTCCCACCGCCGAGGAGGCGGTGGACGTCAAGCAGCTGCGGACCCAGGCCGACGATCCCCCCGTCGTCAAGGTCGTGAACTACCTCCTGGGCCGGGCGGCCGAGGACCACGCCTCCGACATCCACGTGGAGCCCCACGAGGACCGTACGCGGGTCCGTTACCGCATCGACGGCCTGCTCTTCGATCTCCTCGAGGTGCCGCGCTCGCTGCACCTGGCCGTGGTCTCGCGGCTGAAGATCATCTCCCGGCTGGACATCGCCGAGCGCCGGCTCCCGCAGGACGGCAGCTTCGCCTCGCGCATCCACGGCAAGGAGATCGACTTCCGCGTCTCCACGCTGCCGACGATCTGGGGCGAGAAGGTGGTGCTGCGGCTCCTCGAGAAGGAAGCCGTCGTCACCAGCTACACGCTGGAGAGCCTGGGCTTCGCCCCCGACCAGCTCGAGTCGTTCATGAAGGGCATCCTCCGGCCGTGGGGCATGGTGCTCCTGACGGGGCCCACCGGCAGCGGCAAGTCCACGACGCTGCACACGGCGATCAAGGCGATCAAGTCGCCGCGGAAGAACATCGTCACCGTCGAGGACCCCGTCGAGTACCGCCAGCCGGGCATCCAGCAGGTGCAGGTCAAGTCCGAGATCGGCTTCGACTTCGCGCGCGCGCTCCGGTCCATCCTCCGCCAGGACCCCGACATCATCATGGTCGGCGAGATCCGGGACGCCGAGACGGGGCAGATCGCCGTCCGCGCCGCGCTCACGGGCCACCTCGTCCTCTCGACGCTGCACACCAACGACTCCGTGTCCACGCTCGTGCGGCTGATCAACATCGGCGTCGAGCCGTTCCTGGTCGCCACCGCCGTCAACGTGGCGGCCGCGCAGCGGCTCGTGAGGAAGATCTGCAAGCACTGCAAGGAGGCCTACCGGCCCACGCCCGAGGAGGTCAGCCTGTTCGCCCCCGAGCCGGCGCCCGAGATGCTGTACCGGGGCCGGGGATGCAAGGAGTGCCGGAACCTGGGCTACCGGGGCCGCCTGGCGCTCTACGAGGTCTTCTGGGTCAACGCAAACGTGCGCCGGATGGTGATCGACGGCGCCGACGGGGACATGATCCGGAAGTACGCCGTCGACAACGGCATGGTGACGCTCAGGCAGGCCGGGTTCCGGCGCGCGGTCGAGGGGATGACGACCCTGGAGGAAGTCATGGCCGTCGTCGCCGACCAGGACTGA
- a CDS encoding tetratricopeptide repeat protein: MRALLTRGTEAAERGAFGEAAGLLRQATKLAPADPDAWNGLGVALVRTGEVAAGVEAFRRAVRLQPTHAEAERNLGVALDRQGKPREAADHYRVFLALSTEDHPARADVRRRLVEISSRKGRE; encoded by the coding sequence TTGCGAGCCTTGCTGACCCGGGGGACCGAAGCCGCGGAGCGCGGCGCCTTCGGCGAGGCCGCGGGGCTCCTGAGGCAGGCCACCAAGCTGGCGCCGGCCGATCCCGACGCCTGGAACGGCCTCGGGGTGGCGCTGGTCCGTACCGGAGAGGTGGCGGCCGGCGTGGAGGCCTTCCGTCGCGCCGTGCGGCTGCAGCCCACCCATGCCGAGGCCGAGCGGAACCTCGGCGTCGCCCTCGACCGACAGGGGAAGCCCCGGGAGGCGGCGGACCACTACAGGGTCTTCCTCGCGCTCAGCACCGAAGACCATCCCGCCCGTGCCGACGTGCGCCGGCGGCTCGTGGAGATCAGCAGCCGGAAGGGTCGCGAATGA
- a CDS encoding AAA family ATPase: MYEAFFSLEDAPFVLTPDPRFLLRSKGHHEILGTLLYGITSQKGLMALIGEVGTGKTTLCRALLKEIPRDVQSALVLNPHLSDIELVGTILDDLGIERRGSTKGELMTALSQYLLAAGGEGKTVVVILDEAQQMSVEALEQIRILSTLETATRKLLQIVLSGQPELEEKLKQRELRQLDQRIGIRCYLKPLSRKDTFRYVEHRMRIAGLPGALPFTRSAMARIYAHSRGIPRVINMVCDRALMAAYSARAREITPALVRAAVKNLEGESRGRRRGARAARASWGWGRAAVAAGVLAAVLLGGAAVGYWTGWAPPLLQFPGRSDLPAAAWRPPVAAPLPPTAPPAAQPPPAARGERGAFRLDGMTSLLVQALRLWGVNEDLSDGVVAAWPMDAARIPDMAAIAARYQLSVTLLSETTLAELRAIGLPALVRVGSGEGARPLLLRRIEGDAAVLATPRGDEARLALDSLEAAWNHEAWIIWRNIDLLPTDPNQELTPTVVATLALRLQKLGHLSPPLPAGNSDRFQLAVRRFQRATGLKEDGIVGPRTTLALSRVIAGRFSPTITETPRP, encoded by the coding sequence GTGTACGAGGCGTTCTTCAGTCTCGAGGACGCCCCGTTCGTCCTCACGCCCGATCCCCGCTTCCTGCTCCGCTCCAAGGGGCACCACGAGATCCTGGGGACGCTGCTCTACGGGATCACGAGCCAGAAGGGCCTCATGGCGCTCATCGGGGAGGTGGGAACGGGCAAGACCACGCTCTGCCGCGCCCTCCTCAAGGAGATCCCCAGGGACGTCCAGAGCGCGCTGGTCCTCAACCCGCACCTCTCCGACATCGAGCTGGTCGGGACCATCCTGGACGACCTGGGGATCGAGCGCCGCGGCAGCACGAAGGGCGAGCTGATGACGGCGCTCTCCCAGTACCTGCTCGCCGCGGGGGGCGAGGGCAAGACCGTGGTCGTCATCCTCGACGAGGCCCAGCAGATGAGCGTCGAGGCCCTCGAGCAGATCCGGATCCTCTCCACGCTGGAAACCGCCACCCGGAAGCTGCTGCAGATCGTGCTCTCGGGGCAGCCCGAGCTCGAGGAGAAGCTCAAGCAACGGGAGCTGCGCCAGCTCGATCAGCGCATCGGCATCCGCTGCTACCTCAAGCCCCTGTCCAGGAAGGACACGTTCCGCTACGTCGAGCACCGGATGCGCATCGCCGGCCTGCCCGGCGCCCTGCCCTTCACGCGGTCCGCCATGGCGCGGATCTACGCCCACAGCCGGGGCATTCCCCGCGTGATCAACATGGTCTGCGACCGGGCGCTCATGGCCGCCTACAGCGCGCGCGCGCGCGAGATCACGCCAGCGCTCGTCAGGGCCGCCGTCAAGAACCTGGAGGGCGAGAGCCGGGGCCGGCGGCGCGGCGCGAGGGCGGCGAGGGCCTCATGGGGCTGGGGTCGCGCCGCCGTGGCCGCCGGCGTGCTGGCGGCCGTGCTGCTCGGCGGCGCGGCCGTCGGGTACTGGACGGGCTGGGCGCCTCCGCTCCTCCAGTTCCCTGGGCGGTCCGATCTCCCGGCGGCCGCCTGGCGCCCGCCAGTGGCGGCGCCGCTGCCTCCCACAGCGCCCCCCGCCGCCCAGCCGCCGCCGGCGGCGCGCGGCGAGCGCGGCGCCTTTCGGCTGGACGGGATGACGAGCCTGCTCGTGCAGGCGCTGAGGCTCTGGGGCGTCAACGAGGATCTGTCCGACGGCGTCGTGGCCGCCTGGCCCATGGACGCCGCCCGTATCCCGGACATGGCTGCCATCGCCGCGCGCTACCAGCTCTCGGTGACACTCCTGTCCGAGACGACACTTGCCGAGCTGCGCGCGATCGGGTTGCCCGCGCTCGTGCGGGTCGGCTCTGGTGAGGGCGCGCGCCCGCTGCTCCTGCGGCGCATCGAGGGAGACGCGGCTGTCCTGGCCACGCCGCGGGGCGACGAGGCGCGCCTGGCGCTCGACAGCCTCGAGGCGGCCTGGAACCACGAGGCATGGATCATCTGGAGGAATATCGACCTGCTCCCGACCGACCCGAACCAGGAGCTGACGCCGACGGTGGTGGCCACGCTGGCGCTGCGCTTGCAGAAGCTCGGCCACCTGAGCCCCCCCCTGCCCGCCGGGAACAGCGACCGGTTCCAGCTGGCGGTACGCCGCTTCCAGCGCGCCACCGGCCTGAAGGAGGACGGGATCGTCGGGCCGCGGACCACGCTGGCCCTCTCCCGGGTCATCGCCGGCCGCTTCAGCCCCACCATCACCGAAACCCCGCGTCCGTGA
- the pilM gene encoding pilus assembly protein PilM: MSLKSLFRKQRSVGLDVGSGSIKALTAERRGSEIVVVGRGVTALEARSDSQQISGAIHAALAEAGADGEPVVAAIGGPEVVIRQVSLPPLPPAKILPALEIQHRELGLLPPGEAVMDAQVLRRSKDGTSSEILSVSAPKSLIDDRLKLLQQATVTVRILDVEPLALLNGALHLSGLDPGELLVLLTVGRQTSVLCLFSEQGPVVARYLDVGAEAFTEQLRVTFEVSPYSTQPFVQSLPVTEVPRAEAACRELVERMAEDIRLSLTFYRTEYDRESLPRYAIGGWVDLPYVGRWVADRLGLGAPLEVMDPFKAVEVKTPSLSPDLAAAGPQFLQAFGLALRGL; this comes from the coding sequence ATGAGCCTCAAGAGTCTCTTTCGCAAGCAGCGGTCGGTGGGCCTTGACGTCGGCAGCGGCTCCATCAAGGCTCTCACGGCCGAGCGCCGGGGCTCGGAGATCGTGGTGGTGGGCCGTGGCGTGACCGCGCTGGAGGCCAGGAGCGACTCCCAGCAGATCAGTGGGGCGATCCACGCTGCCCTCGCGGAGGCCGGGGCCGACGGCGAACCCGTCGTGGCGGCCATCGGCGGCCCCGAGGTCGTGATCCGCCAGGTGTCGCTGCCTCCGCTGCCCCCGGCCAAGATCCTCCCGGCGCTCGAGATCCAGCACCGCGAGTTGGGGCTCCTGCCCCCGGGAGAGGCCGTCATGGACGCCCAGGTGCTCCGGCGCTCCAAGGACGGGACCTCCAGCGAGATCCTCTCCGTCAGCGCCCCCAAGTCTCTCATCGACGACCGGCTGAAGCTGCTTCAGCAGGCCACTGTGACCGTCCGGATCCTCGACGTGGAGCCCCTGGCGCTTCTCAACGGAGCCCTGCATCTGTCAGGACTCGATCCGGGTGAGCTCCTGGTGCTGCTCACCGTGGGCCGGCAGACCTCGGTGCTGTGTCTGTTCAGCGAGCAGGGGCCGGTGGTGGCCCGCTATCTCGACGTGGGCGCCGAAGCGTTCACCGAGCAGCTCCGCGTCACCTTCGAGGTCTCGCCCTACTCGACCCAGCCCTTCGTGCAGAGCCTGCCCGTCACCGAGGTGCCCCGCGCGGAAGCGGCGTGTCGTGAGCTCGTCGAGCGCATGGCCGAGGACATCCGGCTCTCGCTCACATTCTACCGGACCGAGTACGACCGGGAGAGTCTCCCCCGCTACGCGATCGGCGGCTGGGTCGACCTGCCCTATGTGGGCCGCTGGGTCGCCGACCGGCTCGGGCTCGGCGCGCCGCTCGAGGTGATGGACCCCTTCAAGGCGGTGGAGGTGAAGACCCCAAGCCTGAGCCCCGACCTGGCGGCGGCCGGGCCTCAGTTCCTGCAGGCCTTCGGCCTGGCGCTGAGGGGGCTGTGA